In one window of Cydia fagiglandana chromosome 10, ilCydFagi1.1, whole genome shotgun sequence DNA:
- the LOC134668360 gene encoding solute carrier family 22 member 22-like — MGCVIPECENTSTATFAPPWILDAVPSSGDILDNCHRYATTSIAGNTSDCSAELFDTNSTLQCEEYVYEHKTSAFYEFNLACDDFLPTLVGSVNTLGMMVCLPITGLISDRYGRRLALALTNFNLAWIGSLTYFAGSYASYISLSFLTNLFGSCYFSCAYILGKL, encoded by the exons ATGGG GTGCGTAATTCCCGAATGTGAGAACACTTCCACGGCTACCTTCGCTCCACCTTGGATCCTGGACGCAGTGCCATCGTCGGGTGACATCCTGGACAACTGTCACCGTTATGCAACAACAAGTATAGCAGGAAATACTTCCGACTGTTCAGCAGAATTGTTTGACACCAACTCGACTTTGCAATGCGAGGAATATGTTTATGAGCACAAAACTTCCGCTTTTTAtgag TTTAATCTGGCTTGCGACGACTTCCTCCCGACCCTGGTCGGCTCCGTGAACACCCTGGGCATGATGGTCTGCCTGCCCATCACGGGGCTCATCTCCGACCGCTACGGCCGGCGGCTGGCGCTTGCGCTCACCAACTTCAATCTAGCTTGGATTGGGAGCTTGACTTATTTTGCGGGCTCGTACGCAAGCTACATTTCTCTGTCATTTCTGACGAATCTTTTTGGATCTTGTTATTTCTCCTGCGCTTATATTTTAGGTAAgctatga
- the LOC134668030 gene encoding solute carrier family 22 member 3-like: MTEDKRMNLDRILVEELGQWGRFQLRAVVLCALVTIMGGLQCYAYLFTVVKVKTRCLIPECEDTPQFSPPWILNAVPSSGDSFDSCHRFPARTWNSSDSCPADWFVRNSSVRCEEYVYEHKNSAYYEFSLACDEWLPTLVGSVRTVGYMICLPIMGLVTDRWGRRLALSFSAFYVACVGSSTYFAGSYISYITLSFAEQLLGAWVFPCTYVLAVEYVGPKYRMFTGASISTSLATGEILLGFIAWLQPYWRHLILILYVPEFIFIIYIWIAPESVRWLMSKGRYEEALTILKQAAEVNGKTLSEKTLKEFSEAKIETKEKVSEPWLVCLIFKHKAVLLRCLITPIWWLTSILMYYGLTIASVGISGNKYLNYTTSVAVQVPGYWAAVLLMDRIGRKALVSIGFLISGACQIAFIFIPGDKYWLSLSVYLIGKMFIAGVTTSLYVYTAELYPTRYRTSLLAYSSMIGRVGGILAPLMPGLAAVVWVHLPFLVFGVLALVSGLLVLLAPETLGAPLPDSMEEAAELGTASSFTLCRSRKKSYNVN, from the exons ATGACTGAAGATAAAAGAATGAACCTAGATCGGATCCTAGTTGAAGAATTGGGGCAATGGGGAAGGTTCCAGCTCAGGGCCGTGGTGTTATGTGCCCTAGTGACCATAATGGGTGGATTGCAGTGCTATGCGTATCTATTTACTGTTGTGAAGGTCAAAACAAG GTGCCTCATCCCTGAATGTGAGGACACCCCCCAGTTCTCCCCACCATGGATCCTGAACGCGGTGCCGTCGTCAGGGGACTCCTTCGACAGCTGCCATCGCTTCCCAGCCAGGACATGGAACTCCTCTGACTCTTGTCCTGCTGACTGGTTCGTAAGGAACTCGTCGGTGAGATGCGAGGAATACGTTTATGAGCATAAAAACTCCGCTTATTAtgag TTCAGCTTGGCTTGCGATGAATGGCTCCCAACCCTGGTCGGCTCCGTGCGAACCGTCGGCTATATGATCTGCCTGCCTATCATGGGGCTCGTGACCGACCGCTGGGGCCGAAGGTTGGCGCTATCCTTCTCAGCCTTCTATGTGGCTTGTGTTGGGTCCTCGACGTATTTTGCTGGATCATATATCAGCTATATAACCCTGTCATTTGCTGAGCAACTCCTTGGAGCGTGGGTGTTTCCGTGTACTTATGTTTTAG CTGTGGAATACGTGGGGCCAAAATACCGAATGTTCACTGGTGCTTCTATCAGCACCAGTCTCGCCACCGGAGAAATCCTTCTAGGCTTCATAGCCTGGCTGCAACCTTATTGGAGACATCTGATCCTCATACTCTACGTGCCTGAATTCATCTTCATTATCTACATCTGGATCGCACCAGAATCGGTTCGGTGGCTGATGAGCAAAGGCCGCTATGAAGAAGCTTTGACTATCTTGAAACAAGCAGCAGAAGTTAATGGCAAAACTCTATCGGAGAAAACTTTAAAAGAATTCTCAGAAGCCAAGATCGAGACTAAAGAAAAAGTTTCCGAGCCTTGGTTAGTGTGTTTGATTTTCAAACATAAGGCTGTTTTATTGCGATGCTTGATAACCCCAATATGGTGGTTAACGTCTATTTTAATGTACTATGGGCTGACGATAGCATCAGTGGGGATATCGGGCAACAAGTACTTGAACTACACGACGTCGGTGGCCGTCCAGGTGCCGGGCTATTGGGCCGCCGTACTGCTAATGGACAGGATCGGGAGAAAAGCTCTAGTGTCGATAGGATTCTTGATAAGTGGAGCTTGTCAAATCGCATTTATATTTATTCCGGGTG ATAAATATTGGCTGTCTCTCTCAGTTTATCTAATCGGAAAGATGTTCATCGCCGGTGTGACGACGTCCCTTTACGTGTACACCGCGGAGCTGTATCCCACGCGGTACAGGACCAGTCTGCTGGCGTACTCTTCTATGATAGGAAGGGTTGGGGGGATCTTGGCTCCTCTGATGCCTGGATTA GCAGCAGTGGTGTGGGTGCACCTCCCGTTCCTGGTGTTCGGCGTGCTGGCGCTGGTGTCCGGCCTGCTGGTGCTGCTGGCACCGGAGACCCTCGGAGCACCCTTGCCGGACTCCATGGAGGAGGCTGCGGAACTTGGCACGGCCAGTTCGTTCACCCTGTGTAGGAGTAGGAAAAAATCTTATAATGTTAATTGA